The genomic DNA TAAAGCTGTACAAGTTTTAATGGGTCATTATGATATATCAATAACTTTAAATATATATACTCAAGTTATGGAAGATAAGAAAGTTGAAGCTGTAGAAAAGTTAGATAAAATATTTTCATTGTAAAAATCAAACACATAAAAATACTATGATTTCATATAGTTAATTACAAAATCAAAATAATGATACAAATTAATTTAATATTAATAAATGAGGTGATAAAATTGATTGAATGCATTCCTTATCCAGGATATAGAGACCGTGATGGTTATGGTCAAATTAATTCAAATAAAGAAGGTACTTTAAGAGCTGCAAGAATAGTACTAGAAGAGAGACTACAAAGGCCAATTAGAAATGGATACCAAGCACATCATACTTGTTACAATCGATGTTGTGTTAATCCAAGTCATATAGAAGAACGTAAAGTATCTGAAAATATTCTTGATAAATATTTCAATGATAGACCAGAAATTAATGAGATAGTTTTAACTAAAGAATCAGTATATTTAACAAAATATTTATTAAATAATATGAATAACTCTGAATTTAATTATTCAATAGAAGAAATAGCTAAATTTTTATCTATACCATTAGAGCTATTACTCTATATTAAAAAAGGTAGTGTATGGAATTATATTTATTTAACTAATGCAGAAAAAGTAGAGGCATTACATAAACTTGAAATTTTTTTCCCTAAAGAAGTCTGTATTGAAGCAAATTGGGGAAGTGAAAAATACTGTCCTGTAGTCCATAAAAATAACAAACAAATAAAAGCAAGTAGGTACTCTTATGACACTTATACTAATACTTCAAGTAGTGGCAAATATATTCTACACAATTGTGATAATCCATTATGTATTAGAGCAAGTCACTTAAGAACTGGCGACCAAAAAGATAATATGAATGATAAAGTTCAGCGTAGAAGAACTAACCGAGATTATTATTTGTATAATCAAGAAATCATAAAAAAGATTGTACAATTAAGAGATGTGGAAAATTACTCATTTAGTAAAATTGGTAGGGAAATTGCTATTTTGGTGAAAAGAGATAAACCTTATGACCATAAAACAGTAATAAGTATTTATAAAAATTACAAATATACTCGTCGAGAAGAACTTAAAGAAAAACCTCCTACACAAAGAGAATTACTAAATAAACATATAGATACTCTTATTGACCTTAAACATAATTATAATTATTCATTAAGACAAATATCACATAAATTAGGTTCTAATTTAATAGGAAAACCCTTTGATTTAAATGTGATTGGGCAAGTATATAAAGAACATATATCAAAACAAAATTTAATACCTCCAAAAAGTTCTATAAAATTACTAGAAGAAAATATTACTGAAATATTATCTATGTTAGATTGTAACATTAGTCTTAGAGAAATAGCTAATAGATTAACTAAAAAATTGAATCCTAACAAACCTTTTCATCATAATCAAATTACTAAAGTTGTAAATAAATATAAAAAATAACATTTTAACCACTATTTTTAGAAAACGCGTGTGAAATAGTGGTTTATTTAAACGTATCTACAGTTCTTTTAATTTTACAAAAATAAATATTAAATAATTAAATTGATTTTATATCAATTCTAAAAAACAACTATCTACATACACCTTTTTACCTCTTCTCTTAAATCATTCCATCCTGTTAATCATCTGCGTTTTTATACTAATCACATAAAATCTTTTACCAAAATTTAAAGAACCTCTTTAGAATATAGAATCAGAAGTTTTTGCTATACAATAAGAACTATGATATGCAATCATCATAACACTTCCTTTTATTTAAGTGGTTCTATTAAATCTTCTACTATGTAACTTTTACTTTAAAAATGTAATGATTCATAACAAGGTATTTGAAATATCAGTGTTATGTTTAAGTATTTTATAAACTTCTTCTGAGTTCATATTTAAGGCTTCTGATAAAGCTCCCTAAAGTATGTATTAAATTCCTATCCTCTCTAATGTAATGATAAGTAAATGTTTTCATACACTCAAATGCACCCCCATATACTCTCAAAAATACCTCATTTTCTGTGGTTGGGGTACGGTTGGTGGATTTTATCTCCAAAATAAAAAATACTAGTCAATAAAGACTAGTATTTCCAAGTATTTCATCATTCTTTTTTCAAAATTGGTGGAGACGAGGGGAGTCGAACCCCTGTCCGCAAATCTTTTCCTTGCTGCATCTACATGCTTAGCCAACTTCACTAATATCTCACCTCACATAGCGCCAAGTGGCAGGCTCTATGCTTAGCCAGTCCCAATTAATCTACTTCAAGTCGAGACACCCCTAAAGTAGTTCCCTGCATAATGACGTCCAGTCTTAGTCGGCAGGAGGACTAAGAGGGACGAGCAGCAACTAGGCTGCTATCGCGAAATTATCGTCTGCGTTTATTTTAAAGTTCCCCAGTTTTTACGTGACCCAGAGTAACACGACATGCAGCCTCAAGTTCCAAACCCACGTCGAAACCTTTACGCCCCCTTGAGTAGTTTATAGTCCAGTAGACTTTTCGCAAACTTTATCACCATTTTTATTAAATTTTTAATGTATATATAATATAATACTTTTAAGAATAAAAATCAATGTTATGTTCTAGATAATAAAGAATTTTATTCTAAAAAATACAGTTTTATCTAGTTTAATACTTACCTGTCATTTCTCTTTCTATACGTCTTTGTGCATCTTTCTTAGCCATATCTTGACGTTTATCATATAGTTTTTTACCTTTTGCTAAGGCAATCTCTACTTTAACTTTACCGTTTTTTAGATACAAACTAAGTGGTATAAGTGAATACCCCTTTATAGTAGTTGCTCCAATAAGCTTTCTTATTTCATGCTTATGAAGTAATAATTTTCTAACTCTTAAAGAATCAACATTGAATATATTTCCTTGCTCATATGGACTTATATGAACTTGTTTTAAAAATACTTCGCTATTATCTACAGATGCAAATCCATCACTTAGGTTAACTTTGCCTTGTCTTATTGATTTTACTTCTGTTCCTTTTAATTCAATTCCACATTCATAAGTTTCTTCTATAAAATATTCATGTCTTGCTCTTTTGTTTGTTGCTAATATTTTTTTACCAGCCATATAAATCTCACCTTCTTTGCTAGAAATTTCTTCCATAAATATTAGAAATTTACTAAATATTTAATGTTGCCAAATTATTTGACTAACTTGTATGATAACATATTTAGGCATTTTAGTCAATATTTCACTGATATATTAAGTTAGTTAGGCTATATATAATTAAGTAATATAAATGTATGAAAATAGCTAAAAAACTACTTCGAATATACTTAATACTAAACTAACTCTAACCAGTAATACTAATTTATAAATTTCAAAACAAAAATATTACATATTATAAATCTTCTATCTTCTATCTTCTATCTTCTATCTTCTATCTTCTATCTTCTATCTTCTATCTTCTAAATAATTTTAACATGCCCATAAAATATAATACCCACGAATGATAAATAATACTCAAAATGTCTATTGAAATAACTATACATCCTTAAATAACTTAACTTAAATCTAAACATTTCAAAAACTTCTTAAAAATATGTAAAAATTTGATGATAAAGTAGCGATTTTTTCAAAAAAAATGTAATATAGAGTTATATCTTATAATATTTTAGAGATAAATTTTATCATAGTGGGGAGAAATTTGTATGGATTTAAGCAAAAAAGTAAAAATTTTAGAAAATGCATCAGATGGCAAAAGCGAATTTGAGATATTAGAATTTGAAAAACTTGAGGGAGCTTCTAGCCCATTAATGGCAATGGGATTATATTTTGCTAGAGAAGCTGGTTTGAAAGCTAGACAAATTAAGATAAAATTAAATAATTCATCAATAAAAACAGAAGCTGGTGCATTATACTATTATAAAGGAAATATATCTTCTGAAACTAAGATTGGTGGTGTTGGAGGTCTTTTTAAAAAAGGAATATCAGGAGCACTTACTAATGAATCAATGATGAAACCTGTATACAAAGGTACTGGAGAAGTTTATTTGGAACCTTCTTTTAGACATTATTTATTTATGAGTCTTGATAATGATTCTATAATTGTTGATAAAGGATTATTCTATTGTTGCTCTGATACAATAGAAGTAAAAGCATTTACACAAAAGAACTTCTCATCTGCTTTACTTGGTGGTGAAGGCTTCTTCCAAATAGAATTAAGTGGTACTGGTGTAATCGTTCTGGAATGTGTTGTACCTCAAAGTGAAATTGTAGAGTATGAATTGAAAAATGGTGAAGAATTAAAGGTAGATGGTAACTTTGCAATAGCAAGAACATCTGGTGTTAATTTTTCTGTTACAAAATCAGATAAATCTTTAATTGGTTCTGCTTTAAATGGTGAAGGTTTCTTAAATACATTTACTGGTAATGGTACAGTTTGGCTAGCTCCAACTCAAGTAATGTATGAAAAACTAAGTTTTGGAGCAATGCCTACTAATGATAATATGAATAATAAAGTTTCTAAGCAAAAATAGTTGTTTTATAAATATTTATTAAATCATTATTGATTTTATAAAGTCACTATAAATTTTATTAGATTATTATTATAAAATCAGAGTGTGGAAATGTTTATGTGTATTCTTTAAATAAAAATTTCCACATTCTGTAAGGTTATTATACTTGATATATAAAATTCAATTTAGGAACATAGTCTAACATTTATAAACATATTAAGGTAATGATTTCTCTTGGTAATTATTCTCATATCTTATTCTTTGATTATATTTATCTTATTCCTAGCCCTTATGTCATATTATATTTCTTATCTTATTACTTATAATTAGCATTAACTTATCTAAAATCTTGTATTTTTTTAATAGTAAAGTTTACATCTATATTAAAAAGTTTACATCTATATTAATTTCATAAAACAATCAAGGTAGTCAAGAGATTCAACTTTATTTGATTTTAAAAATTTAAGTGAATTTGTTCTTATACACACCTTTTTAAAATTATATCTGTAGAAAATATCATTTAGAGCTATAATTAAATTAACTTATTAAATTTTAGAAAATTTATTAAAAAATATAAGTTAAATTAATATTTTTAAAGATTCTTTTTGTAACTACTAGAATACTAATTTAGTAGTTATTGTATCTCTAAAGTTTAAGCATGGATAGATATACATTTGATAATTTGCCTATAATTTACCTACTACTTGGAGTATTGGAGCAAATACAATATATTAATAATAAGTTCCTAAAGCCAATAAATTAACTAATACACATAAAGATATTGATGTTGATTATACAACTATAAGAAACGGATTTAACAGAATTTAATCAAGCTAAGAAATTATATATATCGTGATGTTTTTGAATTAGAAGGTAATTCAAAATTAGTTTATAGTCTTCTGTGAATCCAATAAAAAGTACAGGGTACAAGAATTGTTAGTAAAATTTTTAAAGATTTTATGGATAAATATAAATAGTTTTACTTATTTTCTAAAACTTTAAAATACCATTAATTACCTTAAATATTTTAATAGGAGGACATATGAATTTAAATAAAGTTAAATTTACTGAAGAACATGCTATTGAAGTTACTAATTGGAAATATGAAGGTAAATATTCAATATACAATCTACCTCCATGGGAGGAAATTAAAAAGAAGAATTTTTCACTAGCAAAAGAAGATAAAAGAAAAAATTTTATAAGTTTTATAAATGACAATAAAGAATTGATAGGTTTTATAAGCTTATTAGATGAAGGAAGCTCTGTATTCTTTGGTATTGGTATGAAACCGAATTATTGCGGAATGGGAATTGGTAAAGAAATAATTGGCCTAGGATTACAAGAATGTAGAAATAAATATAGTACTAAACCAATTGTATTAAATGTAAGAACCTGGAACATGAGAGCTTTAAAATGTTATGAGTCTCAAGGATTTAAAATAGTTGAGACTAAGGTACAGAAAACGCATTTAGGAGATGGAGAATTTTTTGTTATGAGGTATCAATAGTTTATAACAATAGTCTTATTGTTAATACAACAATTAAAATAAAAAAATACATATGTGTAGGTCATAGCAATAAGTGTCTTTGAAATATAAATTTGAGAGCTTTTGATAAAATTTGGTATACATATATATTTTATACTACGGATATATAAATCTATCTACATACATAAAGAGATTGTAAGTAGGTTTGTGTATATAAAAATAGATTTATATTTCATAAATGTACCTTTTATTTGTATTACCTTTATTTTATCTAAGCTCTCATTTTATTATCTAATCTTCCTTTTTACTGGTTTTATTAAGAGAGATGCAATTATCAACACAACACTTCCAAGTATCAGCCAATATTTCTCATCAAAACTACCTTGACTCATAGACATTATAAAAAATTTTCCAACATACTTGCCTTTAGTCATCATATTTAAAATTAAATATCCTATAGATATCATATAACCTATGATTGTATTATTAAATAAATTTGAGAAAAACATTCCTAAACTTCCTATAAACATAGCTGATGCGAAACTTCCAATAATATACTCAACTACTGGAAAATTACATCCAAGATATATTAAAACATTTACAAAACCTATGATTAATACCACTATACCTATAATTGACATCAGTATCCTAATTAATTGTACAATAACTTGAGATAATGCTTTTGAAGATACTATCTCATCAATTTCTTTTGATTGCTCTAGCGAAAATACAGGTACCAACATTACTCCCCCTATTATTGCAACATAATTTTCTAAACATATAGCTGTTGAAATTCTGTCTAAATTAGCTACTCCTTGTATTAGAGGAATCATACATAGCAATATAATTGAACATATTAAATTAGTTAAAGTGCTTAATTTGAAGTTTTCTTTTATTAGAACTAAACAGTTTTGAAAACTTTGCCCAAACATCAAGATTCCCCCTTCTTTTTTGCTCATATAAGAATATAGCTAACAAAACAAGCACCAATGCTCCCAAGCTTATCACAATTCTATTAATTATAATTTGATTGAAGTTTTGTATAATAATATCTCCATTTAATACACTATTATGTCTTATCATTAGCCCCATTGTTGAATAATCACCTTTGAGTCCTGTAGAATTTATACTGTAAAACCACCAAATTAATTGCACAATAATTGCTACTGGTGTATCTGTTAATATAGTAATACTCATTCCTACAGCGGTAACTATCATAAGAGTTGGTAGTATCCACCATAATGTATATTTTATAAATGCTAAGTTATCAATAGATATACCTTTATCTTTAGCAAAGAAAATCAAAGGAAGTAAATCTTTCATACCTAAAATTAATACAGGCAATATCATCATAAAGACAAGTGCAAAATATCTTGATAAAACTATTTTGCATGAAGATACTTGTTTTGAATAAATAATCTCTCTCATTCTTGAACGCTTATCTTTAAGTGACATAAAAACTGCCACAAATACTGGAAATATACTTAAAACTATACCTATATAATCGCAAAAAATTCTTGCATACCCATTACTAACTTTATCTTTTTGTATTGTATAGTTGTAATTCTTCATAGCTTCATCATAGGTAACTGGAACTACTCCAAATCTTTGTAACTTGTCAAAAGCATATGCAGACCCTCCTCCTAAAATGTCGTCTACTCTTTGCATTATTTCTTCAAATCTTTCAAGAGATACTTTAGAATAATCTATTTTTATACTTTCATCAGTTTTCCAAAGTGAATTTATTTCGCTAATACTTTTACCAGTTATTTCTTCTATATATTTTTCTATGGTCTTCGTTTTATTTTGGTCTAATTTTATATACTTAACTACCCCTGTTGGATACGTTGTATATGTGTTTTTTTGATATTCTCTAATTAGGTTTATAGTTGCATTTGGAATGACCTTTTCTGTTTTCATAGATTCTTTTTGACCATATGGATATTGATTGTGTACAGAATAATATTCCTCAATATTCTCTACTTTTTGTGGAGCAACTAATGGATTTCCATCATTAGGAATATTTTTACTTACATCATTTGAAACTGAACTTCCAAGTTGAGAAATATAGAAAAAAACTAAAACTACAATAAAAATATAATATATCATACTCTTTAATATATTTTTACATTCTTTTATAAATAGATTCATATATTATCTCCTCCCATTATAAGCATATAGCCATCTTCAATAGTTGGATTACAATTTACTGCTGTCTCAAAAGGTTTATCATCTGATATAATCCTAAGTATAGCCTTTCCACCATGAGTCAACATTCCTATAACTATAAATCTACTTTTTATATTTTCAATATCTTTTTTATCTACTTCAATACTATATACTTTCTCTTCAGCTAGTTTTGCTAATGCTTCTGTTGAGCCATTGTATATGACTTTTCCACTATTCAATATAGCTACGTTTTCACATGTAGCTTCTATATCTCCAACAATATGTGTAGATAAAAT from Clostridioides difficile ATCC 9689 = DSM 1296 includes the following:
- a CDS encoding AIM24 family protein → MDLSKKVKILENASDGKSEFEILEFEKLEGASSPLMAMGLYFAREAGLKARQIKIKLNNSSIKTEAGALYYYKGNISSETKIGGVGGLFKKGISGALTNESMMKPVYKGTGEVYLEPSFRHYLFMSLDNDSIIVDKGLFYCCSDTIEVKAFTQKNFSSALLGGEGFFQIELSGTGVIVLECVVPQSEIVEYELKNGEELKVDGNFAIARTSGVNFSVTKSDKSLIGSALNGEGFLNTFTGNGTVWLAPTQVMYEKLSFGAMPTNDNMNNKVSKQK
- a CDS encoding GNAT family N-acetyltransferase; translation: MNLNKVKFTEEHAIEVTNWKYEGKYSIYNLPPWEEIKKKNFSLAKEDKRKNFISFINDNKELIGFISLLDEGSSVFFGIGMKPNYCGMGIGKEIIGLGLQECRNKYSTKPIVLNVRTWNMRALKCYESQGFKIVETKVQKTHLGDGEFFVMRYQ
- a CDS encoding ABC transporter permease; translated protein: MNLFIKECKNILKSMIYYIFIVVLVFFYISQLGSSVSNDVSKNIPNDGNPLVAPQKVENIEEYYSVHNQYPYGQKESMKTEKVIPNATINLIREYQKNTYTTYPTGVVKYIKLDQNKTKTIEKYIEEITGKSISEINSLWKTDESIKIDYSKVSLERFEEIMQRVDDILGGGSAYAFDKLQRFGVVPVTYDEAMKNYNYTIQKDKVSNGYARIFCDYIGIVLSIFPVFVAVFMSLKDKRSRMREIIYSKQVSSCKIVLSRYFALVFMMILPVLILGMKDLLPLIFFAKDKGISIDNLAFIKYTLWWILPTLMIVTAVGMSITILTDTPVAIIVQLIWWFYSINSTGLKGDYSTMGLMIRHNSVLNGDIIIQNFNQIIINRIVISLGALVLVLLAIFLYEQKRRGNLDVWAKFSKLFSSNKRKLQIKHFN
- the smpB gene encoding SsrA-binding protein SmpB, which gives rise to MAGKKILATNKRARHEYFIEETYECGIELKGTEVKSIRQGKVNLSDGFASVDNSEVFLKQVHISPYEQGNIFNVDSLRVRKLLLHKHEIRKLIGATTIKGYSLIPLSLYLKNGKVKVEIALAKGKKLYDKRQDMAKKDAQRRIEREMTGKY
- a CDS encoding HNH endonuclease; amino-acid sequence: MIKLIECIPYPGYRDRDGYGQINSNKEGTLRAARIVLEERLQRPIRNGYQAHHTCYNRCCVNPSHIEERKVSENILDKYFNDRPEINEIVLTKESVYLTKYLLNNMNNSEFNYSIEEIAKFLSIPLELLLYIKKGSVWNYIYLTNAEKVEALHKLEIFFPKEVCIEANWGSEKYCPVVHKNNKQIKASRYSYDTYTNTSSSGKYILHNCDNPLCIRASHLRTGDQKDNMNDKVQRRRTNRDYYLYNQEIIKKIVQLRDVENYSFSKIGREIAILVKRDKPYDHKTVISIYKNYKYTRREELKEKPPTQRELLNKHIDTLIDLKHNYNYSLRQISHKLGSNLIGKPFDLNVIGQVYKEHISKQNLIPPKSSIKLLEENITEILSMLDCNISLREIANRLTKKLNPNKPFHHNQITKVVNKYKK